A single genomic interval of Tindallia californiensis harbors:
- the rpmG gene encoding 50S ribosomal protein L33 produces MRVKVTLACTECKRRNYHTMKNKKNDPDRMELKKYCKFDRCHTLHRETK; encoded by the coding sequence AAGTGACATTGGCTTGCACTGAGTGTAAAAGAAGAAATTATCATACGATGAAAAACAAGAAAAATGATCCAGATCGAATGGAACTAAAAAAATACTGTAAATTTGACAGGTGCCACACCTTACACCGAGAAACAAAGTAA